The genomic region AGAGCGGTGTTTTGAATGGAACGATTCGCTTCCAAACCACCAAGGGAAAATTTGTGGATGATCATGGTTGGTAGTAAAACGTGCGAGCAGGCTGTCGTTGAACCCTCTCTGTTTCCACTCCTTGCAGATGTGTATTCCGTAAACCATAAGTGCACCATCATACCCACGCCACATCCGTACCGCAGGATGATGTTGCCAGCCATAGGTTGGGTCTGTAATCGCCCGGTGTATTTGCCAGGCTTCCACCCGCTGCTTGCCAAGCCGCTTGTTGTCCAGAGCGCGAGCAGATTGGTTAAAATCGGCGTATGGCAAAAAGGTTTGCACGGCATGTTCCTTTGTCTTGGTTAGAGGTTGTTGCTACATTGTCGCCACGACCTGCTTCATCTCGTGGATCGTCTTCCAGACCTTCCGCAGGCCCCAGCCGCGTTCCTCCTGCAGGTAGTGCCGCAGCGCCCCGAGCACCGCTTTGCGGCCGGCGCCCTGGGCGAGACACAGCACCTCGGCGGGGCCGCTGAGGATTATCAGCGCCACCTCCCGGCACTCGTCACTCAGCCCGGCAAGCCACTCCTTTCGCATCAGCTGGCGGTCGGGGCGGTCGAACTCCAGGGTCTCGGCCACA from Dehalococcoidia bacterium harbors:
- a CDS encoding MSMEG_6728 family protein, which codes for MQTFLPYADFNQSARALDNKRLGKQRVEAWQIHRAITDPTYGWQHHPAVRMWRGYDGALMVYGIHICKEWKQRGFNDSLLARFTTNHDHPQIFPWWFGSESFHSKHRSILLAKNYAYYSKFGWAEKPAQKVNGKWSYIWPNVKLYQ
- a CDS encoding sigma factor, translated to MMTKQQIQAVFEQYTPMLHRLSHQCASRCGRPEDEVYGQACYEFVRAANSFNASRNASFATYALACVKNNIARWGMQNPLASDPDLAPVAETLEFDRPDRQLMRKEWLAGLSDECREVALIILSGPAEVLCLAQGAGRKAVLGALRHYLQEERGWGLRKVWKTIHEMKQVVATM